Proteins encoded together in one Telopea speciosissima isolate NSW1024214 ecotype Mountain lineage chromosome 6, Tspe_v1, whole genome shotgun sequence window:
- the LOC122665888 gene encoding organic cation/carnitine transporter 1-like: MEELQELVTHELHAGGREAAGTPPPPAVEEIISTKLELTVDEVIEEYIGSFGFSQLIHVFLVSLAWIFDSQNTLVTIFSDAQPSWTCKGGGSWCDPGSTGSICQVEPGYWEWIGGNGSSTIAEWGLVCDRKFRAGVPASLFFIGSLLGSAAYGYLADSYLGRKKAMLLACLLTSITSFLTSFSPNVWIYALLRFSNGFVRSGIGICCLVLSTEIVGRKWRGQVGQYGFFFFTAGFFSLPLIAYPNRTSWRNIYKFLSLLPFLYSILILPFVSESPRWLIIRGRNKEAMEILNKLARLNGKKLPHNLTISNSSTNISDENQKSLWSARWAARRMLTVMIAGFGVGFVYYGIQLNVENLSFNLYFTVALNALMEIPAVFMGGVLLSFMDRRVLTSASAYIAGTSCILCVFLSRKSTGKEAAKNSWSQLTIEAIGFMGASTAFDVLYIYCVELFPTNVRNFAVSMLRQALMLGASIAPLLVVLGRLSPSISFLVFGVLAILSGIVTMWLPETRNSPLYETLEQQEEEEKLTASSDCEIELGKH, from the exons ATGGAAGAACTGCAGGAGCTGGTGACCCATGAACTCCATGCAGGAGGAAGAGAAGCTGCCGGAACTCCGCCGCCGCCGGCGGTGGAGGAAATAATATCGACAAAGCTCGAGCTAACTGTCGACGAAGTGATCGAAGAGTAcattgggtcgtttgggttttcACAGCTGATTCATGTCTTCTTGGTGTCTCTGGCTTGGATTTTTGATTCACAGAACACCTTGGTTACGATCTTCAGTGACGCTCAGCCGTCGTGGACGTGCAAGGGTGGTGGGTCATGGTGTGACCCAGGTTCGACCGGGTCGATCTGTCAGGTCGAACCTGGTTATTGGGAGTGGATAGGAGGGAACGGCAGCTCAACGATAGCTGAGTGGGGACTCGTCTGTGACCGGAAGTTCCGTGCTGGCGTTCCAGCGTCCTTGTTCTTCATCGGTTCGCTCTTGG GATCTGCTGCCTATGGCTACCTAGCAGACTCATATCTAGGAAGGAAGAAAGCAATGCTCCTCGCATGTCTCTTAACATCCATAACTTCCTTCCTCACATCCTTCTCTCCTAATGTATGGATCTACGCCCTACTTCGTTTCTCAAATGGTTTTGTCCGATCTGGTATCGGTATCTGCTGTCTTGTCCTCTCCACAGAAATTGTAGGACGAAAATGGAGAGGCCAAGTTGGTCAatatggtttcttcttcttcactgcaGGTTTCTTTTCACTTCCCTTAATTGCTTACCCTAACAGAACATCATGGAGAAACATCTACAaattcctctcccttctcccctTCCTTTACTCCATTTTGAtccttccttttgtttctgAATCACCTCGTTGGCTCATCATTAGGGGAAGAAACAAGGAAGCTATGGAAATCTTAAACAAGTTGGCTAGATTGAATGGGAAGAAACTCCCACataatttgacaatctcaaatTCATCCACCAACATAAGTGATGAAAACCAGAAGAGCTTGTGGAGTGCAAGATGGGCTGCTAGAAGGATGTTAACAGTTATGATTGCAGGTTTTGGAGTTGGGTTTGTATACTATGGCATTCAATTAAACGTTGAGAACTTAAGCTTCAATCTCTACTTCACGGTTGCACTAAACGCACTTATGGAAATTCCGGCTGTATTCATGGGAGGTGTGCTTCTAAGCTTCATGGACCGCCGTGTTCTAACCTCGGCATCAGCTTACATCGCCGGAACTTCATGTATACTCTGTGTCTTCTTATCTAGAAAGAGCACAGGCAAAGAAGCTGCTAAGAATAGCTGGTCTCAGTTAACTATAGAAGCAATTGGATTCATGGGAGCTTCAACAGCATTCGATGTACTCTACATTTACTGTGTTGAGTTGTTTCCGACAAATGTCAGGAATTTCGCGGTATCAATGTTGCGTCAAGCACTGATGTTGGGAGCATCAATTGCTCCACTTCTGGTAGTGTTAGGCCGTTTGAGTCCATCAATTTCTTTCCTGGTATTTGGGGTCCTTGCAATTTTAAGTGGGATTGTGACAATGTGGCTTCCTGAGACGAGGAATTCTCCCCTGTACGAGACATTGgaacagcaagaggaggaggaaaagCTAACTGCATCCTCTGATTGTGAGATAGAACTTGGAAAGCACTAA